The genomic DNA CACGGCATCAAGAAGGTCAACATCAAGCCGCAGGTTGACAAATACATCTTTCCCGACGGCCACTGCATCTACCTGCTCGCCGAGGGCCGGCTCGTGAACCTGGGCTGCGCCACCGGCCACCCGAGCTTCGTGATGTCGAACTCGTTCACCAACCAGACCCTGGCGCAGATTGATTTATGGAAAAACAGGGACACGAACAGGCCCGGCGTGACGCGCCTGCCCAAACATCTTGACGAGGAAGTGGCGCGGCTGCACCTGGAGAAGATCGGCGTGAAGCTGACCACGCTGACAAAGAAGCAGGCCGAGTATATCGGCGTGCCGGTCGAGGGGCCGTACAAGGCGGAACATTATAGATATTAAAAAATAAATGGTTGGGCGTTCCTCCTTGCGGTCCACCCCTTCGGGTGCTTCTCCCTCGTCAGGGATTTCCAAGGGTCACAAGGGTCGTCGTCCTTCGGCTCGGGCTGCCACGGCCCGATGGCGGCGGACCGCCGGGGTCCGGGCAGCACCGCGCTCCCGCGCGGCCTCCAGTCTTGCCTAACGCGAGAGCCTTCAAAGGCATTTCCAACTATTTGAAAAACTGGCGTAGCTGGAGTTCAACATGTCCCACTGCATCTCCCCCGCAGCCGAAAAAATCCTCGACAAGAAATTCAAGGTCCTCGACAAAGGCTTTGTCCGTCTCGTCGACTATCTCGGCAACGATTCGCGCATTGTCCAGGCCGCCCGCGTATCGTACGGCAAGGGGACAAAGACCTACCGCGAAGACAAGGGGCTCATCAACTATCTGCTGCGCAACGACCATACCTCGCCGTTCGAGCAGGTGGTGTTTACCTTTCACGTGAAGCTGCCTATTTTCGTGGCGCGGCAGTGGATACGGCACCGCACCGCGCGGCTCAACGAGATTTCAGGCCGCTACAGCGTGATGAAGAACGAATTCTACATGCCGTCGACCGCCGACATAGCGTTTCAGAGCGAAAACAACAAGCAAGGCCGCGCGACCACCGCGGTACCGGCCGCGCTGCGGAAAAAGGTGCTGACCATCCTCAAGAAATATCAGAACGAGCTCTATGGGGCATACGAGTCGCTTCTCGAAAACAACATCGCCCGCGAGCTCGCGAGAATCAACCTGCCCCTGTCCCTTTACACTGAATGGTACTGGCAGATCGACCTGCACAACCTGTTCCGTTTTATCATGCTGCGGCTCGACGCGCACGCGCAGATGGAAATCCGCCAGTACGCCGCGGTGCTCCTGAAAATCGGGAAAAAAGTATGCCCTGT from Chitinivibrionales bacterium includes the following:
- the thyX gene encoding FAD-dependent thymidylate synthase — its product is MSHCISPAAEKILDKKFKVLDKGFVRLVDYLGNDSRIVQAARVSYGKGTKTYREDKGLINYLLRNDHTSPFEQVVFTFHVKLPIFVARQWIRHRTARLNEISGRYSVMKNEFYMPSTADIAFQSENNKQGRATTAVPAALRKKVLTILKKYQNELYGAYESLLENNIARELARINLPLSLYTEWYWQIDLHNLFRFIMLRLDAHAQMEIRQYAAVLLKIGKKVCPVAFEAFEEHVLNGVRFSKSEMTAVRNLVKGKSSGLEGKAEERLIGKLGGNP